Proteins found in one Rhodohalobacter barkolensis genomic segment:
- a CDS encoding methyltransferase domain-containing protein, whose translation MPIFLKHRNEQLTEWMDHPDCDKQLLFNTYRQFGPLNRLLSGWKDIFYSFLKPVIQDIDGTTTVLDIGCGGGDVIWFLNQLCKEENLDVQFTGIDPDSRAHEYSKKMDWDDNIQLLSARTDTLIQNGESYDIVISNHLMHHLSIDELVNISRDAEKLSHRLVIFNDIERSDIGYGLFSISAPLIFRNSFISRDGKLSIRRSFRKSELQSILPEPWKVERKFPFRLLAMVQTSTE comes from the coding sequence ATGCCAATTTTTCTAAAGCATCGAAATGAACAATTAACCGAGTGGATGGATCACCCGGACTGCGATAAGCAACTGCTTTTCAATACCTATCGCCAATTTGGCCCCTTGAACCGATTACTGTCCGGTTGGAAAGATATTTTTTACTCCTTCCTGAAACCGGTAATTCAGGATATTGACGGCACGACAACAGTCCTTGATATCGGGTGTGGCGGAGGTGATGTAATCTGGTTTCTAAATCAACTCTGCAAAGAAGAGAATCTTGATGTTCAATTTACAGGTATCGATCCGGACTCCAGAGCGCATGAATATTCAAAAAAGATGGACTGGGATGATAATATTCAGCTATTGTCAGCTCGAACAGATACGCTGATTCAGAATGGAGAATCTTATGATATCGTTATCTCAAACCATTTGATGCATCATTTGAGTATTGATGAGCTAGTCAACATTAGCCGAGACGCAGAAAAATTAAGCCACCGTCTCGTGATATTTAACGACATTGAACGAAGTGATATAGGCTATGGACTGTTCTCAATCTCAGCCCCCTTGATATTCCGTAACAGTTTTATCAGCCGGGATGGAAAACTATCTATTCGCCGAAGTTTCAGAAAAAGCGAACTGCAGTCAATTTTACCCGAGCCCTGGAAAGTGGAAAGAAAGTTCCCATTTCGTTTACTGGCAATGGTTCAAACAAGTACTGAATGA
- a CDS encoding type III polyketide synthase, giving the protein MSAYIQTIQTAVPQFSYQQNELRDRMKEIVPGSERDERIIHHIYSRSGISTRYSVVDDFRKTANHRLFFNGQGASPGTASRNDTYTREGRKLFIEVAHKLLDQSEFDADDITHLITVSCTGFYAPGPDYDIIKSLGLSPKTERYHLGFMGCYAAIPALKMADQFCQANPEANVMVVSVELCTLHFQANPKMDDLLSASVFADGGAGAIVSSRKPENTAYQVDGFASAVTEKGKEDMAWSIGDTGFNMVLSSYIPDLLEEGLHPFLDPVLEQYELTLSDIDLWGVHPGGRAILDKVEKTFSLPSDSLAASRNVLSNYGNMSSATVLYVLKELLDQNLEAKNQRTLAMAFGPGLTLESALLTKVTSH; this is encoded by the coding sequence ATGTCTGCTTACATCCAAACTATTCAAACCGCAGTACCACAATTTTCTTATCAGCAAAATGAACTGCGAGATAGGATGAAAGAGATTGTGCCTGGCAGTGAGCGGGATGAACGGATCATTCATCACATCTACAGTCGGTCAGGCATCAGCACACGTTACTCTGTTGTAGACGATTTCCGCAAAACGGCGAATCACCGGCTTTTTTTTAATGGTCAGGGAGCATCTCCCGGTACTGCCAGCCGAAATGACACTTACACTCGTGAAGGACGAAAACTGTTTATTGAAGTCGCTCATAAACTTTTAGATCAATCAGAATTTGATGCAGACGACATTACACATCTGATCACCGTATCCTGCACCGGATTCTACGCGCCTGGACCGGATTATGACATCATTAAATCGTTAGGATTGTCCCCAAAAACAGAGAGATACCATCTTGGTTTTATGGGCTGTTATGCCGCAATTCCTGCTCTTAAAATGGCTGATCAGTTCTGTCAGGCAAATCCTGAGGCTAACGTAATGGTTGTTTCTGTAGAACTCTGTACACTACATTTTCAAGCCAATCCCAAAATGGATGATCTGCTATCGGCCTCCGTATTTGCAGACGGAGGGGCCGGAGCGATTGTAAGTAGCCGTAAACCTGAAAATACTGCATATCAAGTCGACGGTTTTGCTTCTGCAGTCACTGAAAAGGGCAAAGAGGATATGGCGTGGTCTATTGGCGACACAGGATTTAATATGGTTCTTTCAAGCTACATTCCGGACCTTTTGGAGGAAGGACTGCATCCCTTTTTAGACCCGGTTCTTGAGCAATACGAATTAACTCTAAGTGATATCGACTTGTGGGGAGTTCATCCGGGCGGGCGAGCCATTTTGGACAAAGTTGAAAAAACTTTTTCACTGCCGTCTGACTCACTTGCAGCATCCAGAAACGTGCTGTCTAATTATGGAAATATGAGCAGTGCTACGGTTCTCTATGTACTAAAAGAGCTTCTGGATCAGAACTTGGAAGCTAAAAACCAACGGACATTGGCAATGGCCTTTGGTCCGGGCTTAACGCTTGAGTCCGCACTCCTTACAAAAGTTACCAGCCACTGA